From the Prunus dulcis chromosome 4, ALMONDv2, whole genome shotgun sequence genome, one window contains:
- the LOC117624358 gene encoding lysine-specific demethylase JMJ18-like — translation MLSQQFQSMEQLKLAAESQPKEDHSFKGNQRSDDAHECSGSPRSRKISARWDPDEPCRPAIDEAPVFYPTIEEFEDTLGYIAKIRLVAESYGICRIVPPPSWTPPCPLKDKEMWEHAKFSTRIQQVDLLQNREAMKKKSRGRKRKRRRHSRMGTKRRSEANVASETDEKFGFHSGSDFTFEEFQRYAYTFKESYFRSKDAKEGSNSVETRSKIWKPSVEDIEGEYWRIVEQPTDEVEVYYGADLETGVFGSGFPKASSMVTESDSDQYAMSGWNLNNFPRLPGSVLSFEASDISGVLVPWLYVGMCFSSFCWHVEDHHLYSLNYLHWGDPKVWYGVSGSHAQSLERAMRKHLPDLFEEQPDLLNELVTQLSPSVLKSEGVPVYRAVQHSGEFILTFPRAYHSGFNCGFNCAEAVNVAPVDWLEHGQNAVELYSEQCRKTSISHDKLLLGSAQEAVQALWELSVLGKKTTRNLSWQNVCGKGGVLTRAVKTRVQMEEERLDRLPICLKLQKMERDFDLNERECFSCFYDLHLSAASCKCSPDRFSCLKHAKHFCSCDISHKYVLQRHTISELNMLVEALEGRVEAMKVWASKDPVVVSIDGTDWRTTKLDQESSMSHKRVKSCNPRETSSCCPVSEEKVNINASCSSSSQVSSAVVQSGSQHGAFSLSASRITMDRQNDDETLAMNDEEKMGNECCFDLNLNYMSDERESRTMHISDDFDNKAVTIEEDASTSVSNQEKVCSSDVARDPDMMKVDNGYPACSRNIRNSCASDGNKLFGVELCLPHPSSNKQSINFSKTEIVKDSGVNISLTDQSCQLQKLSPSVEPIDFGAVVSGKLWCSKQAIYPKGYKSRVKFCSVLDPTKVCSYISEVLAAGLLGPLFKVTLEECPGVAFANVSAEKCWDMVLQRLNQEIKRRSSLGESGLPPLQPSINGLQMFGFLSQPIIEAIEALDPDHQCVEYWNYRRIVPLAFGNVSEIKQHSFESSRSLGETDTKIFGITLTRQDRDNPLVEGDHPTEEMQLVLRRLLKKADSEELRTLQRVLCSESQSSKWRVAFTSLIEEIQRNVDS, via the exons ATGCTTTCACAACAATTTCAGTCAATGGAACAGTTGAAATTAGCGGCAGAATCTCAGCCAAAAGAG GATCATTCTTTTAAGGGCAACCAGAGAAGTGATGACGCACATGAGTGCTCAGGCAGTCCTCGAAGTCGAAAG ATATCAGCTAGATGGGATCCGGATGAACCATGCAGGCCTGCCATTGATGAAGCACCTGTATTTTATCCAACTATTGAG GAGTTTGAAGATACACTTGGTTACATAGCAAAGATACGCCTAGTGGCTGAATCTTATGGTATATGTCGGATTGTCCCGCCACCTTCCTGGACCCCTCCCTGTCCTCTTAAGGATAAAGAGATGTGGGAGCATGCTAAATTTTCCACACGTATTCAGCAAGTTGACTTGCTTCAAAACAGAGAAgccatgaaaaagaaaagtagagGTCGGAAGCGAAAACGAAGAAGGCACTCAAGAATGGGAACCAAAAGACGTTCAGAAGCTAATGTTGCGTCCGAGACTGATGAGAAGTTTGGGTTCCATTCAGGATCAGACTTTACATTTGAAGAGTTTCAGAGATATGCCTATACTTTCAAGGAGAGTTACTTCAGATCAAAGGATGCTAAGGAGGGTTCAAATTCTGTTGAAACTAGAAGCAAAATATGGAAACCCTCTGTGGAAGATATTGAAGGTGAATACTGGCGAATAGTTGAGCAACCAACAGACGAGGTTGAG GTTTACTATGGAGCTGACTTGGAAACAGGAGTATTTGGAAGTGGGTTTCCTAAGGCATCGTCTATGGTAACCGAAAGTGATTCGGATCAGTATGCAATGTCTGGTTGGAATCTAAATAATTTCCCACGCCTTCCTGGTTCTGTACTGTCTTTTGAAGCAAGCGACATCTCAGGAGTTCTAGTCCCATGGCTTTATGTTGGGATgtgcttttcttcattttgttgg CATGTTGAGGACCACCACCTCTATTCCCTAAATTATCTGCACTGGGGTGACCCAAAAGTATGGTATGGAGTGTCTGGAAGTCATGCTCAATCTTTGGAACGTGCAATGAGAAAGCATTTGCCGGATTTATTCGAGGAACAACCTGATTTACTCAATGAACTG GTCACTCAGCTATCTCCTTCAGTTTTAAAGTCTGAAGGTGTACCTGTGTATCGAGCTGTCCAACATTCTGGGGAGTTTATTCTTACCTTTCCGAGGGCATACCATTCTGGATTTAATTGTGGCTTTAACTGCGCCGAGGCAGTGAACGTGGCCCCTGTCGATTGGTTAGAACATGGGCAAAATGCAGTTGAGCTATACAGTGAGCAGTGTCGCAAGACATCAATCTCACACGACAAATTGTTACTGGGATCAGCACAGGAAGCTGTACAGGCTCTTTGGGAGCTATCAGTTCTTGGAAAGAAAACTACAAGAAATTTGAGCTGGCAAAATGTTTGTGGCAAAGGTGGTGTCCTCACCAGAGCAGTTAAG ACACGAGTGCAAATGGAGGAGGAAAGACTAGATCGTCTTCCAATTTGTTTGAAGTTGCAAAAGATGGAAAGAGACTTTGATTTGAACGAGAGAGAATGTTTTTCTTGCTTCTATGACTTACACTTATCTGCTGCCAGCTGCAAATGCTCTCCTGATCGATTTTCATGTCTCAAACATGCAAAGCATTTTTGTTCATGTGACATCAGTCATAAATATGTCCTTCAACGCCATACTATCAGTGAATTAAATATGCTGGTTGAAGCATTGGAAGGGAGAGTAGAAGCCATGAAAGTATGGGCATCCAAGGACCCTGTAGTAGTTTCTATAGACGGTACTGATTGGCGTACCACTAAGTTGGATCAAGAAAGTAGCATGTCTCATAAGAGAGTCAAGTCTTGTAATCCAAGGGAAACTTCATCTTGTTGTCCTGTTTCGGAAGAGAAGGTCAACATAAATGCATCTTGCAGTTCGTCTAGTCAAGTTTCTTCTGCGGTTGTCCAGTCAGGGTCACAGCATGGAGCTTTTAGTTTAAGTGCATCTCGCATCACTATGGATAGGCAAAATGACGATGAAACTCTGGCCATGAATGATGAGGAAAAGATGGGGAATGAGTGCTGTTTTGATTTAAATCTTAATTATATGTCTGATGAACGTGAAAGCAGGACGATGCACATATCTGATGACTTTGATAACAAGGCTGTCACAATTGAGGAGGATGCATCTACTTCCGTGTCTAATCAAGAGAAAGTTTGTAGTTCAGATGTAGCCAGAGACCCAGACATGATGAAAGTTGATAATGGCTACCCTGCCTGTTCAAGGAACATCAGGAATAGTTGTGCGAGTGATGGCAATAAGCTGTTTGGTGTTGAACTTTGCTTACCCCATCCTTCTTCAaacaaacaatcaataaacttttcaaaaactgaaattgTCAAGGACTCAGGTGTAAACATATCCTTGACTGACCAAAGCTGTCAATTACAGAAGTTGAGTCCTTCGGTTGAGCCTATAGATTTTGGAGCTGTTGTGTCTGGAAAGTTGTGGTGCAGTAAGCAGGCCATATATCCAAAAG GGTATAAAAGCCGAGTTAAATTCTGTAGTGTGCTTGACCCAACAAAAGTTTGTAGCTATATTTCAGAAGTTCTCGCTGCTGGGCTTCTCGGGCCCCTATTTAAG GTTACTTTGGAAGAATGCCCTGGTGTGGCTTTTGCTAATGTATCGGCCGAGAAGTGCTGGGATATGGTACTGCAGAGACTAAACCAAGAAATAAAGAGACGGAGTAGTCTAGGGGAAAGTGGACTGCCCCCTTTGCAGCCTAGCATTAATGGCCTTCAAATGTTTGGATTTCTCTCCCAACCCATTATTGAG GCTATTGAGGCCCTCGATCCCGACCATCAATGTGTGGAGTACTGGAATTACAGGCGTATTGTCCCATTGGCGTTTGGCAATGTTAGTGAAATCAAGCAGCATTCGTTTGAATCAAGTAGAAGTCTAGGAGAAACAGATACGAAAATTTTTGGTATTACTTTGACAAGGCAGGACCGGGATAATCCATTGGTGGAAGGAGATCATCCAACCGAAGAGATGCAGTTAGTGTTGCGAAGACTATTAAAGAAGGCAGATTCCGAAGAGTTGAGGACATTACAGAGAGTATTGTGCAGTGAGTCACAAAGTTCAAAATGGAGAGTGGCATTCACATCATTGATTGAAGAGATCCAGAGAAATGTAGATAGTTAA